In Pseudothermotoga hypogea DSM 11164 = NBRC 106472, the following are encoded in one genomic region:
- a CDS encoding carboxymuconolactone decarboxylase family protein, giving the protein MVEEFIDYRAKLNRLIEEKGNLHTKRFMNLDAQVYEKGALDTKTKEMLGLVASMVLRCNDCIAYHMIRLFQLGTSDEEFFEIFNVALIVGGSIVIPHLRKAVEILQELRELEKNGKTVSL; this is encoded by the coding sequence ATGGTGGAAGAATTCATCGATTACAGGGCAAAGTTGAACAGGTTGATTGAGGAGAAAGGCAACCTTCACACGAAACGTTTCATGAACCTGGACGCTCAGGTGTACGAAAAGGGCGCTCTGGACACGAAGACAAAAGAGATGCTCGGCTTGGTGGCCTCGATGGTCCTCAGGTGCAACGATTGTATAGCGTACCACATGATCAGACTCTTCCAGCTCGGAACGAGCGACGAGGAATTTTTCGAGATCTTCAACGTTGCGCTGATCGTGGGCGGTTCGATCGTGATACCGCATTTGAGGAAGGCAGTGGAAATTCTACAAGAGCTGAGGGAGCTCGAGAAGAATGGCAAGACTGTTTCTCTTTGA